The segment ATATCGAGCTGGTTTTTCATTTTATGAAGGACGCTTGGGGCAAGGGCTTGGCTTCTGAAGCTGCTGTTGCCTGCATTCGATATGCAGCAGAAGTTTATCAGCCGAAAAGTATCATCGCCTCCAGCAGTGTTGAAAACAAAAAAGCATTAAATATCCTGGGTAAGATTGGGTTTGCCTATTTGGGAATTCATTATTTGGAAGATACTGCTCAAGACGAAGCCCTCTTTCAGCTTGTATTATAAAACATATGATCATTTGCTTTCCGCAAACAGAAAGCAAATGAAATACTGTAAAAAATTAGTTGATTATTACGAACTCTTTACTGTTTTGTAACACTGTGCCTGTTTTCTTGACTGTCCATATCCATCTGCACTACAATGTGTAGTGTGAGGTGCAGCAATCATGAAGATAAATAAATTTAAAGTTCATGAAAAAGGTTTAAATCGTTTTTTTGGACCGTTGGAAGCTAAAATAATGGATTTGCTCTGGGAAAAGGAAGAGCTTTCCATAAAAAGTGTGCAGACACACTTGGAAACAGACAAAGCTGTTAGCTTTAATACCGTGATGACTGTTATGAACCGCTTGGCAGATAAAGGGATACTTAACAAACGCCATGTTGGCAGAAGCTTTCTTTACTCCCCTATGTTGTCGCGAGAAGACTTTTTGAATACACAGTCCAAGGAGCTTACATATGAGCTTATGGATGAGTTTGGATCAAGTGTCGTCGTCAACCATATGCTTGATGCATTGCAAAATGTTGATGAAGGTTTAGTGGCAAAACTGGAACAAAAAATAAAAGATTGGAAAAAGGATCGATAAGAATGACGAAAAATTATGCTAATTACCTGTTGCTGATCAGCATATTGATAAGCGGCAGTATCCTCCTTCAGATGATATGGTATATTTATTCGCTCACAAGCAATTTTGACATTCGCTTTAACCTGTTCCAAGCTTGCCAGCAGCTGTTTGAGATGTTTGGAGTTCCTTTTTTGGAATATATCCTGCTTGCATTTGTCACCTTTACACTTCTTCATTTGTTATGGTTTTGCATGATACAAATAAAGAAACTGCATAACCTTAGAACAAAGATAACTGGTCTGACATGCAGCGAGTTGAGCCGTGAATGGAACAGTCGTTTTCAGACAAACCGCATCCATGTTATTCAGTGCGAACAGCCTTTTGCGATTACTGTTGGATTTACGAAGCCGCAAATTGTGCTGACAACTGGTTTATGGGATATCCTATCTGATGAGGAAATTGAGTCTGTAATTTATCACGAATTTCATCACTCCTACCAGTTTGACCCGATGAAAACCTTCATGATGGAGCTTTTCGCAAAGGTGCTTTGGTTCCTGCCTATCCTTAAATGGCTGGCCCAGCAATTTTCAATCGTTCGGGAAGTGCTTGCTGACAATTATGCAATCGATAAAAGTGGACAGAGATTGCATATATCAAGTGCTCTGTTAAAAATGATTAACAGTAAACAAGTGCAGCATCCTGCAAGCTTCGTTTCGTTTGCAGACGGCTCTGTTAACTACCGTATTCAAAATATGATTGAGCCTAATACGAGCAGTAAAATAAAATGGCCGCTAGTTAATAGTGCTGCTTCCCTATCCATTTTTACGCTGCTTAGTTTAGTTTTCTCTAAACTGCTGCATTACTAATTTTTTTTACACCGTTACACTACATAACGTAGTGTAAACAATCTTCTAAATATACACACTGCATTTGTAGTGTTTTATATACACTAATTAATTAAAGGAGGAAATCATTAATGAAATTTACACATATCGGTATTGTTGTTATTCGCGTTGTTCTTGGAGTGATATTTTTTGCACATGGGTTATCTAAATTCCAGGGAGGAATAGACAATACTGCTGGGTTCTTCACTAGTTTAGGCCTGCCTGGGTTTTCTGCCTATCTTGTCGCTGGAATTGAACTAATTGGTGGTGCTCTTATTATCCTTGGACTTGCAACGAGAATTATTGCCGCATTGTTTGCTGCTATTATGGTTGTAGCAATTGCGACAGTCAGCCTGCAAAATGGCTTAGTGGGCGGATTTGAATTTGATCTATCACTGCTTGCAATGTCTCTATTATTAGTTTTAAATAAAGAACAGGCATATTCTGTAGATAATGTTATACTATCTAGTAGGAAGAAAGAACAGAATGTTTAAAATGCTTGTTAAATAAAAGGAGAAGTCATTGTGGCAAAAACGAAAAATCAGAAACAAAAAAAAGCACAATCAACTGGGAACAAGCCTTCTAAATTTATTTATTGGATCATCGGCATCGTTGTCGTATGTATTGCAGGGCTTGTCATTTTAGCAAATCTTCCTGAAAAAGGGTTTGATTTCAACTATGAAAATCAACCTGTATTAGGAGAAGAATCTGCTAGTGTCAGTATCGTAGAATTCGGAGACTACCGCTGTCCTGTCTGTAAAAACTTTAATGAATCCTTTTTCCCTGTTGTAAAGGAAAACTTAATCGATACAGGTAAAGCGAAATTCTATTATATGAATTATCCGTTTATACATGCTGATTCCACTACTTCGGCACTTTTTGCTGAAACTGTTTATAGCGAACTAGGCAACGATATTTTCTGGAAGTTCCATGATTCCATTTTCGCTAATCAGCCTGATAATGAAACAGAAGAAACATATACAGAGGAATTCTTGAAAGAGCGTCTGAAGGATGCTGGAGCGACGGATGAAGACATCACAAAAGTGACAGAAGCGTTCCAAAAGCAAACAGCGAAAGACTCTTTGCAAAAAGATTTAGATTA is part of the Niallia taxi genome and harbors:
- a CDS encoding DoxX family protein yields the protein MKFTHIGIVVIRVVLGVIFFAHGLSKFQGGIDNTAGFFTSLGLPGFSAYLVAGIELIGGALIILGLATRIIAALFAAIMVVAIATVSLQNGLVGGFEFDLSLLAMSLLLVLNKEQAYSVDNVILSSRKKEQNV
- a CDS encoding M56 family metallopeptidase, which translates into the protein MTKNYANYLLLISILISGSILLQMIWYIYSLTSNFDIRFNLFQACQQLFEMFGVPFLEYILLAFVTFTLLHLLWFCMIQIKKLHNLRTKITGLTCSELSREWNSRFQTNRIHVIQCEQPFAITVGFTKPQIVLTTGLWDILSDEEIESVIYHEFHHSYQFDPMKTFMMELFAKVLWFLPILKWLAQQFSIVREVLADNYAIDKSGQRLHISSALLKMINSKQVQHPASFVSFADGSVNYRIQNMIEPNTSSKIKWPLVNSAASLSIFTLLSLVFSKLLHY
- a CDS encoding DsbA family protein, translating into MAKTKNQKQKKAQSTGNKPSKFIYWIIGIVVVCIAGLVILANLPEKGFDFNYENQPVLGEESASVSIVEFGDYRCPVCKNFNESFFPVVKENLIDTGKAKFYYMNYPFIHADSTTSALFAETVYSELGNDIFWKFHDSIFANQPDNETEETYTEEFLKERLKDAGATDEDITKVTEAFQKQTAKDSLQKDLDYVNQLNITGTPTIYVNGVKFEGSSYNELLDMVNEAAEK
- a CDS encoding BlaI/MecI/CopY family transcriptional regulator — translated: MKINKFKVHEKGLNRFFGPLEAKIMDLLWEKEELSIKSVQTHLETDKAVSFNTVMTVMNRLADKGILNKRHVGRSFLYSPMLSREDFLNTQSKELTYELMDEFGSSVVVNHMLDALQNVDEGLVAKLEQKIKDWKKDR